One window of Triplophysa rosa linkage group LG8, Trosa_1v2, whole genome shotgun sequence genomic DNA carries:
- the lin28aa gene encoding protein lin-28 homolog A, whose translation MAEGGCTKTEEEEGQATEEDLQSYHGVGVCKWFNVRMGFGFLSMTWRDDVPLESPVDVFVHQSKLYMEGFRSLREGEAVEFAFKKSSKGLESLRVTGPGGAHCMGSERRPKGKSVQKRRAKGDRCYNCGGLDHHAKECNLSPQPKRCHFCQSVSHMIASCPTKAQQSSQGSQGKSASVKEEKAEHSHLPPPTGSTD comes from the exons ATGGCAGAGG GAGGCTGTACGAAaacagaggaggaggaggggcaGGCCACCGAGGAAGACCTTCAGTCATATCATGGCGTGGGTGTGTGCAAGTGGTTCAATGTTCGGATGGGATTTGGATTCCTGTCCATGACCTGGCGAGATGATGTGCCTTTAGAAAGTCCAGTCGATGTGTTTGTCCACCAG AGTAAACTGTACATGGAAGGTTTCCGCAGTCTGAGAGAGGGGGAAGCTGTCGAATTCGCATTTAAAAAGTCTTCCAAAGGCCTTGAGTCTTTGCGGGTGACTGGACCAGGAGGAGCTCACTGTATGGGAAGTGAGAGGAGACCCAAAGGCAAGAGTGTCCAGAAGCGCCGAGCCAAAGGAGACAG GTGTTACAATTGCGGCGGTTTGGACCATCATGCCAAAGAGTGCAATTTGTCTCCTCAACCCAAAAGGTGCCATTTCTGCCAAAGTGTCTCACACATGATTGCCAGCTGCCCTACAAAAGCTCAACAGTCATCACAGGGGTCTCAGGGAAAGTCTGCCTCAGTAAAAGAGGAAAAAGCGGAGCACAGTCATTTGCCACCGCCCACCGGAAGCACCGACTGA
- the LOC130558661 gene encoding uncharacterized protein LOC130558661 has protein sequence MDMEQYVVFRNNKRLSLREEDMTAEKLSRIFQVSTHSLYMTDDTNVAIFPGASGNFNTFDLTPRAHYEIHGEDDTSPATTSTGQRFTFTRMPATTSSSTAQRTGTAPPRATVSKTCQRSIFLAEVVGGRLSPSRMVVVRFSECEATLQGIIGKVQDAIGSHDPMVLTDAQGNAILDSEGTTGSQYWKQNARKILAVQEQAFQELQRTKRRRMSRKDEDAAGIGEITEKIEELVLASQSLPDITAAVKELTNLAATQRVILTPSQLQTIKQGFCCVVCMKFIEEPVFTECCRSIIGCKTCVEQWQETSVHCAKCRGNTAGNNIFEINGVSEALAVLRSLFEEE, from the exons ATGGACATGGAGCAGTACGTCGTTTTCCGAAACAATAAAAGATTGTCTCTCAGGGAAGAAGACATGACAGCAGAAAAACTTAGTCGCATATTtcag GTCTCAACTCATAGTCTATACATGACTGACGACACAAATGTGGCCATTTTTCCTGGAGCATCAGGAAATTTCAACACATTCGACCTTACTCCAAGAGCTCATTATGAGATTCACGGTGAGGATGACACCTCACCAGCTACAACTAGCACAGGCCAACGTTTTACATTCACGCGAATGCCTGCGACTACTTCTAGTTCAACCGCACAGCGGACTGGCACAGCCCCCCCAAGAGCCACTGTCTCTAAAACATGTCAAAG ATCAATTTTCCTTGCTGAGGTGGTTGGTGGGAGGTTGAGCCCCAGCAGAATGGTGGTGGTCCGGTTTTCAGAATGTGAGGCTACCCTCCAGGGGATCATCGGAAAAGTGCAAGATGCCATTGGAAGTCATGACCCCATGGTATTAACTGATGCGCAGGGGAATGCAATTTTGGACTCAGAAGGTACaacag GGTCACAATACTGGAAACAAAATGCGCGTAAGATTCTTGCTGTACAAGAACAGGCTTTCCAGGAGTTGCAGAGAACAAAAAGGAGGAGAATGAG CCGAAAAGATGAAGATGCTGCAGGCATTGGAGAGATTACTGAGAAAATAGAAGAGCTTGTACTGGCATCACAGAGCCTACCAGATATCACTGCAGCAGTCAAAGAGCTCACCAACCTGGCTGCAACTCAAAGAGTCATCCTCACTCCTTCCCAGCTGCAGACCATCAAGCAAGGGTTCTGCTGTGTTGTTTGTATGA agttCATCGAGGAGCCAGTCTTCACAGAGTGCTGCCGAAGCATTATTGGCTGCAAAACATGTGTGGAACAGTGGCAGGAGACCTCTGTGCACTGCGCAAAATGCAGAGGGAACACCGCAGGCAATAACATATTCGAAATTAATGGTGTGTCAGAAGCATTAGCTGTTCTGAGATCTCTTTTTGAAGAGGAGTAA
- the LOC130558662 gene encoding uncharacterized protein LOC130558662: MMKGYLATKGIHAAETRIGSMLKTMHQPYHEARRQGACNLNPIPYQADYMGHKAHMDQNEKLAMFGVTHVLAIDGFSKKVVAHSTMPIKNNLSIFEDVFRPAVLAYGMWDQVRVDHGKEFYLTLFMQELLTSHRHNLEKRPYLQTSSTSNHIVERIWPEVNNRVNYPLKTALLHLVDQEEIDMNDSLVRYCVSNLTGQLCQIGLTRLVESWNAHRIPGKGIPNDLAGRGCPKKIPQELLPHAVDAADLYSQQLGSSLTIHSTFGVDPFSTEQDKLTVENQFAEQYPDISDLFSRAVNNDFAPYKQALLFLITSTQRNV; this comes from the exons ATGATGAAGGGGTATCTCGCCACGAAAGGAATACATGCTGCAGAGACACGAATTGGATCAATGCTCAAAACAATGCATCAGCCTTACCATGAAGCAAGACGTCAG GGTGCCTGCAATCTCAACCCCATACCATATCAAGCTGATTACATGGGTCACAAGGCCCATATGGACCAAAATGAAAAACTGGCTATGTTTGGGGTCACCCATGTTTTAGCCATTGATGGCTTCAGCAAAAAGGTTGTTGCTCATTCTACAATGCCTATAAAAAACAACCTTTCCATCTTTGAAGATGTTTTCAG GCCTGCAGTACTTGCCTATGGTATGTGGGACCAGGTGCGAGTAGATCATGGCAAGGAGTTTTATTTGACGCTCTTTATGCAGGAGCTGCTGACATCTCATCGCCATAATTTGGAGAAAAGGCCTTATTTACAGACTTCATCCACAAGT AATCATATAGTTGAACGTATCTGGCCTGAAGTAAATAATCGTGTAAACTATCCGCTGAAGACGGCTCTTCTTCACTTGGTGGATCAAGAGGAAATAGATATGAACGACAGCCTTGTGAGATACTGTGTGTCCAACCTGACTGGGCAGTTGTGCCAGATTGGTCTTACAAGGCTTGTGGAGTCATGGAATGCTCACCGAATTCCAG gtaAAGGTATACCAAATGACTTGGCTGGCCGTGGATGTCCCAAAAAAATCCCACAGGAGCTGTTGCCTCATGCAGTTGACGCAGCAGACCTTTACAGCCAACAGCTGGGATCCTCACTGACTATACATTCAACTTTTGGAGTTGATCCATTTTCAACTGAACAGGACAAACTTACAGTTGAGAATCAGTTTGCCGAGCAATATCCAGACATTTCAGACTTGTTCTCTAGAGCAGTGAACAATGACTTTGCTCCATACAAACAGGCATTGCTCTTTCTTATAACCTCAACTCAGCGCAATGTGTGA